A genomic region of Runella rosea contains the following coding sequences:
- a CDS encoding sugar phosphate isomerase/epimerase family protein: MQRRTFIKNTAVAASAAVIGVDTFVQASPVAPPLIKKSLKYGMVTEKLSVLDKFKLLKDLGFDGVELDSPNDIDPKEILEARDKTGLELPGVVNSAHWKSPLSSADPKVREVCSKAMEKSLYDCKMYGGTTVLLVPGVVNEGTSYKEAYERSQAEIRKLIPIAEKTGIKIALENVWNNFLISPVEAARYVDEINHPLVGWYFDVGNILRYGWPEHWIEALGKRIMKIDIKEFSRKKQQDEGLWKGFNVELLEGDCNWPVVNQALAKIGYSGWASAEVPGGDRKRLEVISQKMDGIFKAV; encoded by the coding sequence ATGCAAAGAAGAACATTCATCAAAAATACCGCCGTGGCGGCCTCAGCGGCGGTAATAGGCGTCGATACGTTTGTGCAGGCTTCTCCCGTGGCGCCACCGCTGATTAAGAAGAGCTTGAAATACGGAATGGTGACCGAAAAACTCTCCGTTCTTGACAAATTTAAACTCCTGAAAGACCTTGGTTTTGACGGTGTTGAGTTGGATTCTCCCAACGACATTGACCCCAAAGAAATATTGGAAGCCCGCGACAAAACGGGTTTAGAACTGCCGGGAGTAGTCAATTCTGCGCACTGGAAATCGCCGTTGTCGAGTGCCGACCCTAAAGTGCGGGAGGTGTGCTCGAAGGCAATGGAAAAATCCCTTTATGATTGCAAAATGTACGGCGGTACTACGGTGCTATTGGTGCCTGGCGTGGTCAATGAAGGCACAAGCTACAAAGAAGCCTACGAGCGTTCTCAGGCCGAGATTCGTAAATTGATTCCGATTGCCGAAAAAACGGGTATCAAAATCGCGCTTGAAAATGTATGGAACAACTTCCTCATTAGCCCCGTGGAAGCCGCTCGCTATGTGGATGAAATCAATCACCCGCTGGTAGGTTGGTACTTTGACGTGGGCAATATCCTGCGTTACGGCTGGCCTGAGCATTGGATTGAAGCACTCGGCAAACGCATCATGAAGATTGACATCAAGGAGTTTAGCCGTAAAAAACAACAGGATGAAGGCCTTTGGAAAGGGTTTAACGTGGAGTTGTTGGAAGGAGATTGCAACTGGCCCGTAGTCAACCAAGCCCTCGCCAAAATCGGTTATTCGGGCTGGGCATCGGCAGAAGTGCCCGGCGGCGACCGAAAGCGACTAGAAGTCATCAGTCAAAAAATGGACGGTATCTTTAAAGCAGTATAA
- a CDS encoding alpha/beta hydrolase, giving the protein MMKKLLFLLTIVCLNPFCFAKKQSSQTYLLVHGAWHGAWCWNKVVPLLTAQGHKVVAIDLPGHGTDTTPPDDVTLDRYVSKVVDVAQQTGGKVVLVGHSMAGVVIAQAAEQLGLKKVSKLVFLDAFLPKNGDSVSSLAQLIEATLPKDTSRITIGKALIVAPNHKTSTFKPDLADVLFYHDCTDKDRQFAHQNLSRQAFAPLGTPVRLTDAVYGNIPKYYILCTESKDLDKTLLPTRVKCERVYRLKSSHSPFLSMPVELAALLQQI; this is encoded by the coding sequence ATGATGAAAAAGCTTTTGTTTTTATTGACAATCGTCTGTCTAAATCCTTTTTGTTTCGCGAAAAAACAGTCGTCTCAAACTTATTTGTTGGTACATGGAGCATGGCATGGCGCTTGGTGCTGGAACAAAGTAGTTCCGCTTTTGACCGCCCAAGGGCACAAAGTGGTAGCGATTGACCTACCGGGTCATGGCACAGATACCACGCCTCCCGACGATGTCACGCTCGACCGCTACGTGTCTAAAGTGGTGGATGTGGCCCAGCAAACGGGAGGAAAAGTGGTTTTGGTGGGCCATTCGATGGCAGGAGTGGTGATAGCTCAAGCCGCCGAACAATTGGGATTAAAGAAAGTAAGTAAGCTGGTGTTTTTGGATGCTTTTTTACCCAAAAACGGTGATTCAGTAAGCTCATTGGCCCAGCTGATTGAAGCAACTCTACCCAAAGATACGAGCCGAATTACCATCGGGAAAGCATTAATTGTGGCTCCAAATCATAAAACAAGTACTTTCAAACCCGATTTGGCTGATGTGCTTTTTTACCATGATTGTACCGATAAAGACCGACAGTTTGCGCACCAAAACCTTTCACGGCAAGCTTTTGCCCCGTTAGGTACGCCTGTCAGGCTAACGGATGCAGTGTATGGGAACATACCAAAGTATTATATTCTGTGTACTGAAAGTAAAGATTTGGATAAAACACTGCTGCCTACCCGGGTCAAGTGCGAGCGCGTGTACAGATTGAAGTCGAGTCATTCACCTTTTTTGTCAATGCCCGTTGAGTTGGCAGCCCTACTTCAACAAATCTGA
- a CDS encoding helix-turn-helix domain-containing protein, which translates to MPSLTLRPFVQNYLLVNLNSTIGHHIKPYPTRIEQALAFFGRGGIYSHDLTAGHSFKVARSAVFGQQVSRLNFQNYYGPDFLMLMVIFQPGAMYRLLGIPNHELTAAYHDASALIHPELLKVSDQIADANSYEEMIERAEEFLIGKIRNVKKESSPIDKIGLLLQKNPAQFSLDWLASQACLSPRQFERKFSERMGIGPKLYSRISRFYQAFQYKEAQPHLDWLSVAVHFGYSDYDHLAKDFKQFASVTPNILLKENAQRPEIIVDLQV; encoded by the coding sequence ATGCCGAGCTTGACACTGCGGCCTTTTGTCCAAAATTATCTATTGGTCAATCTCAATTCGACAATAGGTCATCATATTAAACCTTACCCTACAAGAATTGAGCAAGCCTTGGCATTTTTTGGGCGTGGTGGAATTTATTCACATGATTTGACGGCTGGCCATAGTTTTAAAGTAGCCCGTAGTGCTGTATTTGGGCAACAGGTGAGCCGGCTCAATTTTCAAAACTATTATGGTCCTGATTTTTTGATGTTGATGGTTATCTTTCAGCCGGGAGCTATGTATCGTTTGTTGGGCATTCCGAATCATGAGTTAACGGCGGCTTACCATGATGCATCGGCCTTGATTCACCCCGAATTGCTGAAAGTAAGCGACCAAATTGCCGACGCCAATAGCTACGAAGAAATGATTGAACGTGCGGAAGAGTTTCTGATTGGCAAAATTAGAAACGTCAAGAAGGAAAGTTCTCCAATTGATAAAATTGGGCTGCTGCTGCAGAAAAACCCCGCGCAGTTTTCGCTGGATTGGTTGGCAAGTCAAGCCTGCTTGAGTCCGCGACAGTTTGAACGTAAATTCAGTGAGCGCATGGGGATTGGTCCCAAACTGTATAGCCGCATCAGCCGTTTTTATCAGGCTTTTCAGTACAAAGAAGCACAGCCCCATTTGGATTGGCTAAGCGTAGCAGTTCATTTTGGGTACAGCGACTACGACCATTTAGCCAAAGACTTTAAGCAGTTTGCCAGCGTTACGCCTAACATCCTACTAAAAGAAAATGCCCAACGACCCGAAATCATCGTGGATTTGCAAGTTTGA